Proteins found in one Streptococcus criceti HS-6 genomic segment:
- a CDS encoding ABC transporter ATP-binding protein, producing MILTVSNLEKTYKGKVSFKALNDINMEVAEGEFIAIMGPSGSGKSTFLNAISTIDKPTGGSVFIAGRNPYDMNDEQLSTFRRKELGFVFQQFNLINTLTVGENIILPLTLDNVPLDSMRTKLEQISEFLGISHLLNKRTYEISGGQAQRVAIARAVINNPSILLADEPTGNLDSKSARDVMKLFKKLNESMKVTIIMVTHDPNIAAYCDKTYIIKDGNIYMKIINRNNAEIYRKEILNTMSLLGGDDSDTI from the coding sequence ATGATACTAACAGTTTCAAATTTAGAAAAAACATACAAGGGAAAGGTCTCTTTCAAAGCCTTAAACGATATCAATATGGAAGTGGCAGAAGGAGAATTTATCGCCATAATGGGTCCCAGCGGAAGTGGGAAAAGTACCTTTTTAAATGCCATATCAACCATTGATAAACCTACGGGAGGTTCTGTTTTCATTGCCGGACGCAATCCTTATGACATGAATGATGAACAGCTATCAACCTTCAGAAGAAAAGAATTGGGCTTTGTCTTTCAACAGTTTAACTTGATCAACACTTTAACGGTAGGAGAAAATATTATTCTGCCACTCACATTAGACAATGTCCCCTTGGATAGTATGAGAACAAAGCTTGAGCAAATCAGCGAATTTTTAGGTATTTCCCATTTGCTCAATAAAAGGACTTATGAAATTTCAGGTGGGCAGGCGCAGCGGGTAGCTATCGCCAGAGCTGTCATAAACAATCCATCAATTTTACTGGCAGATGAACCTACCGGAAATTTAGATTCGAAATCAGCCCGAGATGTGATGAAGCTTTTTAAAAAGTTAAATGAATCCATGAAGGTAACGATTATCATGGTAACTCATGACCCTAACATTGCAGCTTACTGTGATAAGACTTATATCATAAAAGATGGCAACATTTATATGAAAATCATCAACAGAAATAACGCTGAAATCTATCGAAAAGAAATTTTGAATACGATGAGCCTGCTTGGAGGTGATGACAGTGACACTATTTGA
- a CDS encoding GNAT family N-acetyltransferase, whose translation MTIRFEEGINKDHALLLCEWSNKEGKDFQEQWMGPQISYPLNDDKIKQLENIFSIFNDDEFIGVIQKVEVKSNNIHIGRFVLDPQKTGMGLGKEALSRFMNLIFENANIKSITLTVFDFNQNAKKLYDKLGFKIDKVFETPNLKYTMKCERKAGLRS comes from the coding sequence ATGACTATCAGATTTGAAGAAGGGATAAATAAAGACCATGCTTTGCTGTTATGTGAGTGGTCTAATAAAGAGGGAAAGGACTTCCAAGAGCAATGGATGGGACCGCAGATTTCTTATCCATTGAATGATGACAAGATAAAACAATTAGAAAATATATTTTCAATCTTCAATGATGATGAATTTATAGGTGTGATACAAAAAGTGGAGGTTAAAAGCAATAATATACACATAGGGAGATTCGTATTAGACCCCCAAAAAACAGGAATGGGGCTTGGAAAAGAAGCACTGAGCAGATTTATGAATCTCATTTTTGAGAATGCAAACATAAAAAGTATTACCTTAACTGTTTTTGATTTCAACCAAAATGCCAAGAAGCTTTATGATAAACTTGGATTTAAAATCGATAAAGTATTCGAAACGCCCAATCTCAAATATACTATGAAGTGTGAGAGGAAGGCTGGACTAAGAAGCTAA
- a CDS encoding carbohydrate-binding domain-containing protein — translation MNKNYLFNRQNFANAKGHGIKRRSSKGLLAGIILAGTLIILGAGQTVSADDHATAPEDKVTETASPDGLSQTTEDQQAAAADRALSGDSDQTEEQPVNETKEQTENQAALFNDRQTVSDDEEEEDNESEEDEEEGDENTESSDNAVAYSKKYDEDNDGDDEEDKTTIAFSDAAAQSSSSRVTIDGQNVTISAAGTYTLTGSANGYHIAVADGVTGKVKLKLKAVNLTESTISSAGDLAIKVSADSSLSSSEATIEAGGALFITGKKKSTLTLTSSESHAIKAKGLEAKEVNLNLNSATKDGINAQTEVSIKESNIAITAGDDGIQVSDDTDVNAGDLKIKDSTVNITAASKGITANDEVTVKGSTTITIKSDSEGIEGRHVELKKGTITIDSGDDVINATEWTAKDDADLSQLTNSPSDIKNDVAIILSGADVSGIGYDDGVDSNGNLTVTGGNLKIQSKTDYSSAIDYDGIGLASGGTIWGIGHMGFAQGFSTGTKQAYIIGIISGLAGDTITVIDENGEVVAETKAEVDFDNVVYSSKDLKEGKTYTITTADGHPAKVRATKETTPHPEIRRDIPKDTIPLLPNGHHPAFPGSGTPPEDNH, via the coding sequence ATGAACAAAAATTATTTATTTAACCGTCAGAACTTTGCAAACGCTAAAGGGCATGGGATTAAGCGTCGCTCATCTAAAGGTCTCTTAGCAGGGATTATCTTAGCGGGAACGCTGATCATATTGGGAGCTGGTCAAACGGTTTCAGCCGATGATCATGCCACTGCACCAGAAGACAAGGTTACAGAAACCGCTAGTCCCGATGGCCTTTCGCAAACAACAGAGGATCAGCAAGCGGCAGCTGCAGACCGTGCTCTCTCTGGTGATTCTGACCAAACAGAAGAGCAGCCAGTCAATGAAACAAAGGAACAGACAGAAAACCAAGCAGCTCTGTTTAACGATAGGCAAACCGTGTCCGATGATGAGGAAGAAGAAGATAACGAATCAGAGGAAGATGAAGAAGAGGGGGATGAAAATACAGAATCGTCTGACAATGCTGTAGCCTACAGTAAAAAATACGATGAGGATAACGATGGCGACGACGAAGAGGACAAAACAACCATTGCATTCAGCGATGCTGCTGCACAGTCGTCATCATCTCGTGTCACTATTGATGGTCAAAATGTCACTATTTCAGCTGCTGGCACCTACACCTTAACGGGTTCTGCCAATGGCTACCATATTGCAGTAGCTGACGGTGTAACAGGAAAGGTCAAACTGAAACTCAAGGCTGTCAATTTGACGGAATCAACTATTTCTTCTGCAGGAGATTTGGCCATCAAGGTTTCAGCGGATAGCTCCCTGTCATCGTCTGAAGCCACGATTGAAGCGGGTGGAGCACTCTTCATTACTGGTAAGAAAAAAAGTACCCTGACATTGACCAGTTCCGAGTCACATGCTATTAAAGCGAAAGGACTCGAGGCTAAAGAAGTTAATCTAAATCTGAATTCAGCTACGAAAGACGGTATCAATGCCCAAACAGAGGTGAGCATCAAAGAATCCAACATCGCGATTACCGCTGGTGACGATGGTATTCAAGTCAGCGATGATACCGATGTTAATGCCGGTGATCTCAAAATCAAAGATTCAACCGTGAACATCACAGCCGCAAGTAAAGGCATCACAGCTAACGACGAAGTAACTGTTAAAGGCTCTACGACTATAACCATTAAGTCTGATTCCGAAGGGATTGAAGGCCGCCATGTTGAACTGAAAAAAGGGACTATCACCATTGATTCCGGTGATGATGTCATCAATGCTACTGAGTGGACAGCCAAGGACGATGCCGACCTCTCTCAGTTGACCAACAGTCCATCTGATATTAAAAACGACGTCGCTATCATTCTCTCTGGTGCCGATGTTAGTGGCATTGGCTATGATGATGGTGTGGACTCCAATGGTAATTTAACTGTTACTGGCGGTAATCTTAAGATTCAGTCTAAGACTGATTACAGCTCAGCCATTGACTACGATGGTATCGGTCTGGCTTCTGGCGGCACTATCTGGGGAATTGGACACATGGGATTTGCCCAAGGCTTCTCAACAGGAACCAAGCAGGCCTATATTATCGGTATCATCTCAGGATTAGCCGGTGATACTATTACCGTTATAGATGAAAATGGCGAAGTGGTGGCCGAAACCAAGGCTGAGGTTGATTTTGATAATGTTGTCTACTCGAGTAAAGACCTCAAGGAAGGAAAGACTTACACCATTACAACAGCTGATGGTCATCCGGCAAAGGTAAGGGCAACCAAAGAAACAACTCCTCATCCAGAAATTCGCCGTGATATTCCTAAAGATACGATTCCTCTCTTACCCAACGGCCATCATCCGGCCTTCCCTGGAAGCGGAACACCGCCAGAGGATAATCATTAA
- a CDS encoding AI-2E family transporter, with the protein MKLTKRHFGYLFLVIALIYATVTYWSLGQRILLTIYRASLPFLAGAGMAYIINIVMSGYEHLLRKILGRDIPGRRAISLILSYLTFVIAIFLIFSIVLPDLITSLKALLAIDFEGLGKLFNHVQKDSNVQRLMHYFHIDLNKSASSLLNKYNKQISTTVIGILSGLLTSATSLASGLVSLFISFVFSIYVLAGKEKLGRQGNMLVHAYLPKYEEKFHYVRRITHESFHGFFVGQTLEAMILGSLCALGMLIFKIPYAGTVGILVGFTALIPVVGAYIGLSIGAILIMTLSIPKAIFFVVFLVILQQFEGNLIYPRVVGHSIGLPPMWVILVITIGASLWGILGMLVAVPTAATIYKLIRNHVYNKRAKEEQRSNQAL; encoded by the coding sequence ATGAAATTAACCAAGAGACATTTTGGCTATCTCTTTCTTGTGATAGCATTAATCTATGCCACCGTTACTTATTGGTCGCTGGGACAGAGAATCCTCCTGACGATTTATCGAGCCAGCCTCCCCTTTTTAGCCGGTGCCGGAATGGCCTATATCATCAATATTGTCATGTCAGGCTATGAGCATCTGCTGAGGAAAATTCTAGGACGCGATATCCCAGGAAGGAGAGCCATCAGTTTAATCCTGTCCTACTTAACGTTTGTTATTGCCATCTTCTTAATTTTCTCAATTGTCCTACCAGATCTTATCACTAGTTTAAAAGCGCTGCTAGCGATTGATTTCGAGGGGCTGGGTAAATTGTTCAATCATGTCCAAAAGGATTCCAATGTTCAGCGACTGATGCACTATTTCCATATTGATTTGAACAAGAGTGCTTCGAGTTTGCTAAATAAGTACAATAAACAGATTTCAACAACTGTGATTGGTATTCTGAGCGGCCTTCTGACATCAGCAACGAGTCTAGCTTCAGGCCTTGTTTCTCTCTTTATCAGCTTTGTTTTTTCAATCTATGTTTTGGCAGGCAAAGAGAAATTGGGCCGTCAGGGAAACATGTTAGTTCATGCCTATTTGCCCAAGTACGAGGAGAAATTCCACTATGTCAGACGGATTACCCACGAAAGTTTTCACGGCTTCTTCGTCGGCCAGACTTTGGAAGCCATGATTTTGGGCAGTCTCTGTGCCTTAGGCATGTTGATTTTCAAAATCCCATACGCCGGAACGGTTGGTATTTTAGTCGGTTTTACTGCCCTTATTCCAGTTGTCGGGGCCTATATCGGCCTCTCAATCGGTGCTATCCTGATTATGACCCTATCCATTCCTAAGGCAATTTTCTTTGTTGTCTTCCTTGTTATCCTGCAACAGTTTGAAGGTAACCTGATTTATCCCCGTGTTGTTGGCCATTCAATCGGTCTGCCACCTATGTGGGTTATCTTGGTCATCACTATCGGCGCCTCCCTCTGGGGTATCTTAGGTATGCTGGTTGCTGTTCCAACAGCTGCAACAATCTATAAGCTGATTAGAAATCACGTGTATAATAAGAGGGCTAAAGAGGAGCAGAGGAGCAATCAAGCCCTGTAA
- a CDS encoding glycoside hydrolase family 1 protein → MTKNIFPKNFLWGGATAANQFEGAYNVDGKGLSVQDVTPQGGIPAQEGDLNPLITEEPTKDNLKLEGIDFYHRYKEDIALFAEMGFKVFRLSIAWSRIFPNGDETEPNEAGLQFYDDVFDELAKYGIEPLVTLSHYETPLHLARQYNGWASRDLIGFYERYARTVFTRYKDKVKYWLTFNEVNSVLHAPFMSGGIATPVEELSKQDLYQAAHHELVASALATKVGHEINPDFKIGCMVLAMPAYPMTSNPLDQLAVRDFENQNYLFSDIHARGKYPNYIKRYFEENNIEIQFAPEDEEILKNTVDFISFSYYMSVAQAHDPENYNSGRGNIMGGINNPYLEASEWGWQIDPVGLRLVLNHFYDRYQLPLFIVENGLGAKDVLVDGPNGPTVEDDYRIDYLQKHLVQVGEALKDGVELLGYTTWGPIDLVSASTAQLSKRYGFIYVDRNDDGSGSLARYKKKSFNWYKEVIATNGASLFD, encoded by the coding sequence ATGACTAAAAATATTTTTCCAAAGAATTTCCTCTGGGGCGGAGCAACTGCTGCCAACCAATTCGAAGGGGCTTACAATGTGGACGGCAAAGGATTGTCGGTCCAAGACGTCACTCCACAAGGTGGGATTCCCGCACAAGAAGGCGATCTCAATCCCTTGATTACTGAGGAGCCAACCAAGGATAATCTAAAACTGGAAGGCATCGATTTTTACCACCGCTATAAGGAAGATATTGCTCTTTTTGCTGAAATGGGCTTCAAAGTTTTCCGTCTGTCCATCGCTTGGAGCCGAATTTTTCCAAATGGTGACGAAACTGAGCCTAACGAGGCTGGTTTGCAATTTTACGATGATGTTTTTGACGAATTGGCTAAGTATGGCATTGAACCCCTAGTGACCCTCTCTCACTATGAAACGCCTCTGCACTTGGCGCGCCAGTACAATGGCTGGGCAAGCCGTGACTTGATCGGCTTCTACGAACGTTATGCCCGCACAGTTTTTACCCGCTATAAGGATAAGGTAAAATACTGGCTGACCTTCAACGAAGTTAACTCTGTCCTCCACGCGCCATTTATGTCAGGCGGTATTGCCACACCAGTTGAAGAGCTCAGCAAACAGGACCTCTACCAAGCCGCCCATCACGAATTAGTGGCTTCAGCTTTAGCCACCAAGGTCGGTCATGAAATCAATCCAGATTTCAAAATTGGCTGCATGGTTCTTGCCATGCCAGCCTATCCTATGACGTCAAATCCGTTGGATCAGTTGGCTGTTCGTGATTTTGAAAATCAAAACTATCTCTTCTCAGATATTCACGCGCGTGGAAAATATCCAAACTATATCAAGCGCTATTTTGAAGAAAATAACATCGAGATTCAATTTGCACCAGAGGACGAGGAAATTCTCAAAAATACTGTTGATTTTATTTCTTTCTCTTATTACATGAGTGTCGCTCAAGCGCATGACCCTGAAAACTACAACTCAGGCCGCGGAAATATTATGGGAGGCATCAACAATCCTTACCTAGAAGCATCTGAATGGGGCTGGCAGATCGACCCAGTTGGTCTCCGACTTGTTCTCAATCATTTCTACGATCGCTATCAGTTGCCGCTCTTCATCGTTGAGAACGGTCTGGGCGCCAAGGATGTCTTAGTGGATGGTCCTAATGGTCCAACTGTCGAAGATGACTACCGCATTGACTACCTACAAAAGCATTTAGTTCAAGTCGGCGAAGCCTTGAAAGATGGTGTCGAACTTCTTGGCTACACCACTTGGGGACCAATTGACCTTGTTTCAGCTTCCACAGCCCAACTCAGCAAACGCTACGGTTTCATCTATGTGGACCGCAACGATGATGGCAGCGGCAGCCTAGCGCGTTATAAGAAGAAATCCTTCAATTGGTATAAGGAAGTCATTGCAACCAACGGTGCCTCCCTCTTTGATTAA
- a CDS encoding sensor histidine kinase gives MKRKSVLKLFIADCAPLFLASFLTQVLFFGLLFYLKGIWLEEIFYFSFLVFVILLILVIIRFYKRVRVYEKLLLKSDGLNDYLIPEPRSLFEETFNQMIDGLITNNSLKEIKQKQDKKLQKVMVYRFVHQIKTPLSVLRLTSENLHDTAEYQKIRRNISTIEYDLNQMLDIYRLDDFKNDFVSEKVFLKEICRDTINGLKDYFITSGIYPKLAVDDTIYVYSDSKWLKLIIHQLLTNAIKYSGKGQTITVCAKREGDHVFLSVRDEGIGIEKADLQNIFDLFYVGKNGRNTADSSGIGLYIVKRVVEHLGHDVEVNSQVNKGTTMTIRF, from the coding sequence ATGAAGCGTAAAAGTGTCCTAAAATTATTCATTGCAGACTGTGCTCCTCTGTTTTTGGCTAGTTTTTTAACCCAGGTTCTTTTCTTTGGATTGTTGTTTTATCTTAAAGGAATATGGCTTGAAGAGATTTTTTATTTTAGCTTTCTAGTCTTTGTGATTTTGCTCATTTTAGTTATCATTAGATTCTATAAAAGAGTGCGGGTCTATGAAAAATTACTGCTGAAAAGTGATGGCTTAAACGACTACTTAATTCCAGAACCGAGAAGTCTATTTGAAGAGACCTTTAATCAGATGATTGATGGCCTGATTACAAATAATAGTTTAAAAGAAATAAAGCAAAAGCAAGATAAAAAATTACAAAAGGTTATGGTATACAGATTTGTACACCAAATAAAGACCCCGCTGTCGGTATTAAGACTAACTAGTGAAAATCTGCATGATACAGCTGAGTATCAAAAGATACGAAGGAATATCAGTACGATTGAGTATGACTTAAATCAGATGTTAGACATCTATAGGTTAGATGACTTTAAGAATGATTTTGTCTCCGAAAAGGTATTCTTAAAAGAAATCTGCCGGGATACTATCAATGGGTTGAAAGATTATTTCATCACATCAGGGATTTACCCTAAATTAGCCGTTGATGACACCATTTATGTCTATTCGGATTCGAAATGGCTGAAATTGATTATTCATCAACTTCTGACAAATGCTATAAAATACAGCGGTAAGGGACAAACAATAACAGTTTGTGCCAAAAGAGAAGGAGATCATGTTTTCTTGTCTGTTAGAGATGAGGGGATTGGAATCGAAAAAGCTGACTTGCAAAATATTTTTGACTTGTTCTATGTAGGAAAAAACGGAAGAAACACTGCTGATTCAAGCGGAATTGGTCTCTATATTGTCAAAAGGGTTGTCGAGCATTTGGGACATGATGTAGAGGTAAACTCCCAAGTAAATAAAGGAACCACAATGACGATAAGATTTTAG
- a CDS encoding ABC transporter permease, with translation MTVTLFDFALNNIKRDFRTYLYHFLSCTFSVFIFFLFTTLAQHPALAIVDSSGTIGLVLFLTRIVSVAFAFVLILYSVGNFLKIRSKQFAILNIIGASKKQFSKLIFLENMILSTSAMISGIIMGIIFSKLFLMLAQQMIGRLDLHFYFPLVAVLLTIVFMGSLFLVVALLAPVILRKKEIIVLLKKEEVTEKNHFILSLLAIVLILPLTVYLHLISGETPSIFIYVLDLLSYVSSTYFICYLIFTIYASVMKKSGRLYSKQNLVTVSDFKYKINTNIKTMTGVMILFSIVLTSLVYIVGAPRNIAQDTKKVVPYSYMYANWENQAKSAKKADTLSKTLSETDDFKQLTIDYAQLKSNLRTTRHIILSNTMYNAVADFLHRNKLNLTDDSYFLVGVDGKAAPVLPDNVREKLADYHITKKNGLDKRVIALSGYFTSVTVVSDKKYEELSQTLTKDTIYAFDQVRYQEDKAGKMEELEKAIGFEKGKETLISYYMYYDNESLTRKLVSYVGSILCVSFLIGMASIIYSRLYSALEEESKKYSIMMKIGLSQSRLKAVTASTLRWLFLAPFAIALGISGLFVIIINQITLTSYTELAFICYGVCTVIEIILYLIVRNKYQKQVFNSIYETNG, from the coding sequence ATGACAGTGACACTATTTGATTTTGCACTAAATAATATAAAAAGAGACTTTAGAACCTATTTATACCATTTTCTAAGCTGTACTTTTTCTGTCTTTATCTTCTTTCTCTTTACAACCTTGGCCCAGCATCCAGCCTTAGCCATTGTGGATTCAAGTGGTACGATTGGTCTCGTCCTGTTTCTAACGCGTATCGTCTCCGTAGCTTTTGCCTTTGTTCTGATTCTGTATTCAGTAGGCAATTTTTTGAAAATCCGAAGCAAGCAATTTGCCATCTTAAATATTATCGGAGCCAGCAAGAAACAGTTTAGTAAGCTGATTTTCCTTGAAAATATGATTCTGTCAACGTCAGCCATGATTTCAGGGATTATCATGGGAATTATTTTTTCTAAGCTCTTCTTAATGCTAGCGCAACAAATGATAGGCAGATTAGACCTTCACTTTTACTTTCCGCTGGTGGCAGTCTTACTAACCATAGTGTTCATGGGAAGCTTATTCTTAGTTGTAGCCCTACTTGCTCCAGTCATTCTGAGAAAGAAAGAAATCATCGTTCTTCTAAAAAAAGAAGAAGTGACGGAAAAAAATCATTTTATCCTATCCTTGCTAGCTATCGTATTAATTTTACCCCTAACCGTATATTTGCATTTAATCTCTGGTGAGACACCGTCAATTTTTATCTATGTATTAGATTTATTATCTTATGTGAGCAGCACCTACTTTATCTGCTATCTTATCTTTACCATCTATGCCTCTGTCATGAAAAAGAGCGGACGGCTGTATAGCAAGCAGAACTTGGTAACGGTGAGCGATTTTAAATACAAAATCAATACGAATATCAAAACGATGACCGGCGTTATGATTTTATTTAGTATCGTCTTAACTTCTCTCGTTTATATCGTTGGAGCACCTAGAAATATTGCGCAGGACACAAAAAAAGTAGTTCCTTACTCTTATATGTACGCTAATTGGGAAAATCAAGCAAAGAGCGCTAAAAAGGCAGATACCCTTTCTAAAACATTATCCGAGACTGATGACTTTAAACAGCTGACTATTGACTATGCTCAGCTAAAAAGTAACCTTAGAACAACCAGACATATTATCCTATCCAATACCATGTACAATGCAGTCGCTGACTTTTTGCATAGAAATAAGCTCAACCTTACAGACGACAGCTATTTTCTGGTCGGAGTTGATGGTAAAGCAGCGCCAGTTTTACCAGATAATGTTAGAGAAAAATTGGCAGATTATCACATCACAAAGAAAAATGGCTTAGATAAGAGAGTGATTGCCTTATCAGGCTATTTTACAAGTGTTACTGTTGTTTCAGATAAAAAATATGAAGAGCTATCCCAGACATTAACTAAAGACACTATCTATGCTTTTGACCAAGTCCGCTATCAAGAGGATAAGGCAGGAAAAATGGAAGAACTGGAGAAAGCGATCGGATTTGAAAAAGGAAAAGAGACCTTGATATCGTATTATATGTATTATGACAATGAAAGTTTAACCAGAAAGTTAGTCTCTTATGTCGGCAGTATTTTATGCGTCTCCTTTTTAATCGGAATGGCCAGCATTATCTACTCAAGACTCTATTCTGCTCTAGAGGAAGAAAGTAAGAAGTATAGCATCATGATGAAGATTGGCCTAAGCCAATCACGTTTAAAAGCTGTTACAGCAAGTACGCTTAGATGGCTGTTTCTAGCGCCATTTGCAATTGCCCTCGGAATATCTGGGCTCTTTGTGATTATTATCAATCAGATTACCCTAACGTCTTATACTGAATTAGCTTTTATCTGCTATGGTGTGTGTACCGTCATAGAAATTATCTTATATCTTATCGTCAGGAACAAATACCAAAAGCAAGTATTTAATAGTATCTATGAGACAAATGGTTAG
- a CDS encoding response regulator transcription factor: MVFKIGMVEDDSDLATSIKEHLVRYGFEVLICKEFRHIDKFVEEYAPHLVLLDINIPYYDGFYWCSEIRKITKVPIIFMSARKEDTDQVRAIMSGGDDYLIKPFSHDLLLAKVNSQLRRAYGEYAHNETDIVCGDCAFNKLRFTLMCQDNQMDLSKNEAILIELLFDSYPNVISREKLLSGIWDSELFVEENTLNVTISRVRKKLKDLNSRLKVTTVRGMGYKVEYEA, from the coding sequence ATGGTATTTAAAATAGGAATGGTTGAAGATGATTCAGATCTGGCAACAAGTATCAAAGAACACCTTGTTAGGTATGGTTTTGAGGTGCTAATTTGTAAGGAATTTAGGCATATTGATAAATTTGTTGAAGAATATGCCCCGCATCTGGTTTTGCTGGACATTAACATTCCTTATTACGACGGTTTTTATTGGTGTAGTGAGATTAGAAAAATAACCAAGGTTCCTATCATCTTTATGTCTGCAAGAAAAGAAGATACTGACCAAGTCAGAGCTATTATGAGCGGAGGAGATGATTACCTTATTAAACCTTTTTCACATGACTTATTGCTCGCCAAGGTTAATTCACAGTTGCGGCGAGCCTATGGTGAATATGCTCATAATGAAACTGACATTGTCTGTGGAGATTGTGCCTTTAACAAACTCAGATTTACCTTGATGTGTCAGGATAATCAAATGGATTTATCTAAAAATGAAGCTATCTTAATAGAACTTTTGTTTGACAGTTATCCAAACGTGATTAGTCGTGAAAAGTTGCTGTCGGGCATCTGGGACAGCGAGCTTTTTGTCGAAGAAAATACGCTGAATGTAACGATTAGCAGGGTTAGAAAGAAGCTGAAAGATTTGAACTCACGATTAAAAGTCACAACCGTGAGAGGTATGGGCTATAAGGTGGAATATGAAGCGTAA
- the trmFO gene encoding methylenetetrahydrofolate--tRNA-(uracil(54)-C(5))-methyltransferase (FADH(2)-oxidizing) TrmFO, protein MSQSYINVIGAGLAGSEAAYQIAKRGIPVKLYEMRGIKPTPQHKTANFAELVCSNSFRGDSLTNAVGLLKEEMRRLDSIIMRNGEAHRVPAGGAMAVDREGYAEAVTAEIENHPLIEVIREEITEIPDDIITVIATGPLTSDALAKKIHELNGGEGFYFYDAAAPIVDVNTINMDLVYLKSRYDKGEAAYLNSPMNKEQFTAFYEALITAEEAPLNEFEKEKYFEGCMPIEVMAKRGIKTMLYGPMKPVGLEYPDDYKGPRDGEYKTPYAVVQLRQDNAAGSLYNIVGFQTHLKWGEQKRVFQMIPGLENAEFVRYGVMHRNSYMDSPNLLTQTFQSRKNPNLFFAGQMTGVEGYVESAASGLVAGINAVRLFNNETPLIFPETTAIGSLPHYVTHTDSKHFQPMNVNFGIIKELEGPRIRDKKERYEKIAQRALEDLFKLSL, encoded by the coding sequence TTGTCTCAATCTTACATCAATGTTATCGGAGCGGGCTTGGCAGGTTCAGAAGCAGCCTACCAGATTGCTAAGCGCGGCATTCCGGTTAAACTCTATGAAATGCGTGGCATTAAGCCAACACCCCAGCATAAGACAGCAAACTTTGCTGAATTGGTTTGTTCCAATTCCTTCCGTGGAGATAGTCTGACCAATGCTGTCGGCCTGCTCAAAGAAGAAATGCGACGCTTGGATTCCATTATTATGCGTAATGGTGAAGCTCACCGTGTACCAGCAGGAGGCGCTATGGCAGTAGATCGCGAGGGTTATGCTGAGGCAGTGACGGCTGAAATCGAAAATCATCCCTTGATAGAAGTCATTCGCGAGGAAATTACAGAAATCCCCGATGATATTATTACAGTTATCGCAACAGGTCCATTGACATCTGATGCTTTAGCGAAAAAAATTCACGAACTCAATGGTGGGGAAGGTTTTTACTTTTATGATGCAGCCGCACCGATTGTTGATGTGAACACCATCAATATGGACTTGGTCTATCTCAAATCACGTTATGACAAGGGAGAAGCTGCCTATCTGAATTCTCCAATGAACAAGGAGCAGTTTACAGCTTTCTATGAAGCCTTGATTACAGCAGAAGAAGCTCCGCTCAATGAGTTTGAAAAAGAAAAATACTTTGAGGGCTGTATGCCGATTGAGGTCATGGCCAAACGGGGCATTAAAACCATGCTCTATGGACCGATGAAACCAGTTGGCCTGGAATACCCAGACGACTACAAAGGGCCACGTGATGGAGAGTATAAGACGCCTTACGCAGTCGTACAGCTCCGTCAGGATAATGCAGCAGGAAGTCTCTACAATATCGTTGGCTTCCAGACCCATCTTAAATGGGGAGAACAAAAGCGTGTTTTCCAGATGATTCCCGGACTTGAAAATGCAGAGTTTGTCCGTTATGGCGTCATGCACCGCAATTCTTACATGGATTCGCCAAATCTTTTAACTCAAACCTTCCAGTCCCGTAAAAATCCCAATCTCTTCTTTGCGGGTCAGATGACTGGGGTAGAGGGCTATGTTGAATCAGCAGCTTCTGGACTTGTCGCGGGTATCAATGCGGTTCGTTTGTTCAATAACGAGACTCCTTTGATTTTCCCAGAGACGACAGCTATAGGCAGTCTCCCTCATTACGTGACCCACACCGACAGCAAGCACTTCCAGCCGATGAATGTTAATTTCGGTATCATCAAGGAATTGGAAGGTCCGCGTATCCGTGATAAGAAGGAGCGCTATGAAAAAATCGCCCAGCGTGCTTTAGAGGATCTATTCAAGCTGTCCCTCTAA